The following are encoded together in the Armatimonadota bacterium genome:
- a CDS encoding HD domain-containing protein, whose protein sequence is MSTISLADVRHNPDVRAYIESANRFLDRMGYTEHGLRHAGIVANVARMICLKLDYSPRESELAAIAGFMHDMGNVVNRHGHGQSGALMAFRILTEMGMDAEEIALILGAIGNHEEVSGTPVSYASAAVILADKSDVHYSRVRNPDPEAYDIHDRVNSAVRRAQLRCLPKEECINLTLTIDTSVATVMHYFEIFLSRMVMCRNAAELLGCQFRLTINGVRIG, encoded by the coding sequence ATGTCGACCATTTCGCTCGCGGATGTTCGCCATAACCCCGATGTTCGGGCCTACATAGAGAGCGCGAACCGCTTTCTAGACCGGATGGGCTATACGGAGCACGGGCTGCGCCATGCCGGGATTGTGGCCAACGTCGCACGGATGATCTGCTTGAAGCTCGACTACTCTCCCCGCGAGAGCGAACTGGCTGCCATTGCAGGCTTTATGCACGACATGGGCAATGTGGTCAACCGGCACGGGCATGGTCAGAGCGGCGCTCTGATGGCCTTTCGCATTTTGACGGAGATGGGCATGGATGCGGAAGAGATTGCTTTGATTTTGGGCGCGATCGGCAATCACGAGGAAGTGAGCGGCACGCCGGTCAGCTATGCCTCTGCAGCCGTCATTTTGGCCGACAAGTCGGATGTGCACTACAGTCGCGTTCGCAATCCCGATCCGGAGGCATACGACATTCACGATCGGGTCAACAGCGCTGTGCGCCGCGCCCAGCTCCGATGCCTGCCCAAAGAGGAGTGTATAAACCTGACCTTGACCATCGACACTAGCGTGGCGACTGTGATGCACTACTTCGAGATCTTTCTCTCTCGAATGGTGATGTGCCGCAACGCTGCCGAACTGCTTGGATGCCAGTTTCGGCTGACCATCAACGGCGTTCGGATAGGCTGA
- a CDS encoding DUF4097 family beta strand repeat protein, whose translation MREEKIRILRLVEQGRLRPEEAASLLEALEYPESAFQGEAAEERTTEQATADGPKAEEGDENVFDRVSKSLGEAFKGIDWQGLQETIKGHTQRVSQEVKRALDEIEKGDWPKGFRWGPHASAKREISFQVSPGQTMRVEIPAGDVEITGGFDGGRVEAEATLRAPTDKIAQEMAQGWTLMVEQSEEAVVIRPPSSDPHTSATIDLKIEVPTGVSVEAKTGKGDVKIVKTGASTRVNAGSGDIQVEGARGSLALNTAHGDISMNDFEGSEAALDSQNGDISVKLVRAQRLTARSAKGDIDLDKAASQDVTVETISGDVSIDLSESLHGSLVGSSVSGDVAFQMPDGGDCQVSLTTVMGDLECGLPVREADRQRQRFTAICGNGTGSLRLSTVHGDVSASLRATDSEPQG comes from the coding sequence ATGAGAGAGGAAAAGATCAGGATCCTTCGATTGGTCGAACAAGGGCGATTGCGCCCAGAAGAAGCGGCCAGTTTGCTGGAGGCGCTCGAGTATCCGGAAAGCGCCTTTCAAGGCGAAGCGGCCGAGGAGCGCACGACCGAACAGGCGACTGCCGATGGGCCCAAGGCTGAAGAAGGCGACGAGAACGTGTTCGACCGCGTGAGCAAGTCGCTCGGCGAAGCGTTCAAGGGGATCGATTGGCAAGGTCTTCAAGAGACCATCAAGGGCCATACGCAACGAGTTTCGCAAGAAGTCAAGCGAGCATTGGACGAGATTGAAAAGGGCGATTGGCCAAAGGGCTTTCGGTGGGGACCGCATGCCTCGGCCAAGCGCGAGATCTCTTTCCAAGTTTCGCCTGGCCAGACCATGAGGGTTGAGATTCCTGCTGGCGACGTGGAAATCACGGGCGGTTTCGACGGGGGACGGGTCGAAGCTGAGGCGACCTTGCGCGCGCCGACAGACAAAATCGCGCAAGAAATGGCCCAGGGCTGGACTCTCATGGTCGAACAATCTGAGGAGGCGGTCGTGATCCGGCCGCCGAGCTCCGATCCGCACACCTCGGCCACGATCGACCTAAAGATCGAGGTTCCGACCGGCGTGAGCGTTGAAGCGAAGACCGGCAAAGGCGATGTCAAGATCGTCAAGACTGGGGCTTCGACCAGAGTCAACGCCGGCAGCGGCGACATCCAGGTCGAAGGCGCGCGCGGTTCGTTGGCTTTGAACACCGCCCATGGCGACATCTCGATGAACGACTTTGAAGGAAGCGAGGCGGCGCTCGATTCGCAGAACGGCGACATCTCGGTCAAGTTGGTTCGCGCTCAACGTTTGACGGCGCGTTCGGCCAAGGGCGACATCGATTTAGACAAGGCAGCCAGCCAGGACGTTACCGTCGAGACGATCAGCGGAGACGTATCGATCGACTTGAGCGAATCGTTGCACGGTTCGCTAGTCGGGAGTTCGGTTTCGGGCGATGTGGCTTTTCAGATGCCCGACGGCGGCGATTGCCAGGTCAGCCTGACGACGGTGATGGGCGATTTGGAATGCGGCCTGCCCGTGCGCGAAGCCGACCGACAGCGTCAGCGATTCACGGCTATCTGCGGCAACGGCACAGGCTCCTTGAGGCTCTCCACGGTTCATGGCGACGTCTCGGCCTCTCTCCGAGCGACCGACTCAGAACCTCAAGGCTGA
- a CDS encoding DUF2089 domain-containing protein, with protein MERQAPNQCPVCGGATHVKVVACSSCGSEIHGVFSQSPISGLDADQMKFLETFLRCRGVLSSMERELGISYPTVRSRLDALLNALGYGGAPDRREEIAEKQRRVLERLEAGEITADEARQELQGAR; from the coding sequence ATGGAACGCCAAGCGCCTAATCAATGCCCGGTCTGCGGCGGCGCCACTCATGTGAAGGTGGTCGCCTGCTCTTCTTGCGGCAGCGAGATTCACGGTGTCTTTAGCCAAAGTCCGATCAGCGGCTTAGACGCAGACCAGATGAAGTTTCTCGAGACCTTTCTACGCTGCCGAGGCGTGCTCAGCAGCATGGAGCGCGAATTGGGCATCAGTTATCCTACTGTCCGGTCGAGGCTCGATGCCCTGCTCAATGCTCTCGGCTATGGGGGCGCTCCCGACCGCCGAGAAGAGATTGCCGAGAAGCAGCGAAGAGTTTTAGAAAGGCTGGAAGCCGGCGAGATTACCGCAGACGAGGCTCGCCAGGAACTGCAAGGCGCTCGATAG